The DNA region TGATTTTGCATCAGCACCCGATGAACTTCGGTTAATCCCAATTCCCAGGGGCTACCCGCGTGTTTGATGGAACTCAAGGGAGAAGCCCCCGTGCCGCCTTCATGTCCCGAAATTTGAATAATATCGGCATTGGCTTTGGCAACTCCAGCGGCGATCGTTCCAATCCCCACTTCCGCTACCAGTTTCACGGATACTTGAGCCTGGGGATTGATCTGGTGCAGGTCGAAGATCAGTTGGGCCAGATCTTCGATCGAATAAATATCGTGATGGGGAGGGGGGGAAATCAGGGTTACTCCCGGTTTGGAGCGCCGCAGCATGGCAATGTAAGGACTCACCTTGGTGCCAGGAAGTTGTCCCCCTTCGCCGGGTTTCGCGCCCTGAGCCAGTTTGATCTCCAGTTGTTGGGCATTCATTAAGTATTCTGGAGTGACACCAAATCGACCGGAGGCAATTTGCTTAATCGCAGAACTAGCAGTGTCCCCATTTTTCAGTCCTTTCAAATGGGGCAAGGTAGGAGACAGTCCAGCACTATCCACATCGGTCAGGGGCTTAAACCGAATTGGATCCTCACCGCCTTCACCAGAGTTGGATCTGCCGCCCAATCGGTTCATCGCGATCGCCAGCGTTTCGTGAGCCTCACGGGAAAGGGCACCCAGAGACATACCCCCGGTACAAAAACGCTTGACAATCTCCGTGGCGGGTTCTACTTCTTCCAGGGGAATGGAGGGACGATCGCTCTTGAAGTCTAATAAGTCCCGGAGAGCGGTTAGGGGCCGATTTTCCATGTACCGCTTATACAGTTCGTAATGATCGTAGGACTTTTCCTCTACGGCCTTATGCAGGTACTTGGACATTTCCGGGCTGTTGATGTGATATTCCCCGCCGGGACGATAGTTAACAAAGCCAAAGTTTTCCAGTTTCTTGATCGTCAGTTCTGGGAAGGCGCGGCTGTGGATGGCAAGAATTTCATGGGCCAGGTCAGCCACAGTCAGTCCACCCAGACGGGATGCAGTGCCTATAAAGCCAAGCGACAGAAGATCGGAACCAATCCCGATCGCTTCAAAAATTTGCGCTCCCTGATAGCTGGACAGCAGAGATATCCCCATCTTGGACAGAATCTTCAGCAGGCCATCTTCGATCGACTTGCGGTAGTTAATCTCGGCCATCTCCAGGGAAATGGCTTTCAGCTTGCCTCGCTCCATGAAGCTCTGAGTCTTGGGATCCGCCCACCACTGACGCACGGTTTCCAGGGCCAAGTAGGGACACACGGCACTAGCTCCGAAGCCAGTCAGACAGGCAAAATGGTGGGTACTCCAGCACTGAGCCGTGTCCACCACTAGCGAAGCTTTCATCCGCAATCCCTGACGAATCAGGTGATGGTGCACGGCTCCCACGGCCAGCAGTGGTGGAATGTAGCTGTATTCAGCACTGACGAAAGCCGGACTACCATCAGAGGCAACCCGATCGCTGAGAATCAGAATCTTTTCCCCGTCTCGTACGGCGGCGGCGGCCTTTTGGCACAGTTCTTTGACGGCCTGGTGTAATCCATCCGGGCCGCTGGCAATCGCAAACAGAGTTGATAAATCAGCGGTGGCAAATCCTGACTGCCGGATCTGCTCCAGGTCTGCGTCATTCAGAACTGGGGATTCCAGCTTCAATAAGTGAGCGAATTCTGGTTTTTCTTCCAGAATGTTGCCCCGCTCTCCCAGTTGGGTGGAGAGGGACATCACCAGCCGTTCCCGGTAAGGGTCGATCGCCGGATTCGTCACCTGAGCAAAGCGCTGTTTGAAATAGTCGTACAGCAGGTGAGGTTTTTCGGACAGTACGGCCAGAGGAATGTCATCCCCCATACAGAAGGTTGGCTCTTTCCCCTGAGCCGCCATCTCCTGAATGATCATTTCCACATCTTCTGCTGTGTAACCAAAAGCGGTTTGACAGCGCAATAGAGCCTCCCCAGCCATCTTCGGTGCGACTTCTGCTGTCGTTTGGGGCTGCAATTCATAGCGATACTGTTTCAACCATTGCCCATAGGGTTTAGCACTGGCAACCCGCTGTTTAATGTCCCAATTCTTCAGCAGTTCATGGGTTTCCAGATCGACGGAAATCATCTGACCTGGGCCTAAGCGCCCCTTTTCCACAATTTCGGTTTCGGGAATATCGACGACTCCCGCTTCGGAGGCGACCACAATATAGCCATCACGGGTGATGACATAGCGGGCCGGACGCAGCCCATTGCGATCGAGTGTCGCCCCCACCACTTTGCCATCACTGAACACCAGCAACGCAGGGCCATCCCAGGGTTCCTGCAGACCGCTGTAGTATTCGTAGAAGTCGATAATTTCAGGATGATCTGCCAGGTCGGGCTGATTCTTGTATGCCTCTGGCACCATGATCATCAGCGATTCCTGCGGACTGCGGCCCGATCGCACCAGCAGTTCAAACACATTGTCCAGGTTTGCGGAATCGCTGTTTTCGGCACGGACGGTGGGCATTAAATCCGGTAAGCGATCGCCCCAGCAGGGATGAGCCAGATCCGCTTGCCGTGCCATCATCCAGTTGATATTGCCCAGCAGTGTATTAATTTCGCCGTTGTGTCCCAGAAGCCGCATCGGTTGAGCCAGCGGCCACTTCGGCATGGTGTTGGTACTGAAGCGGCGGTGGTAGACAGCAAAAGAACTCTTGTAGTCAGGATGGCGTAAATCGGTGTAAAACTCGCCCAAAACGGCCGATCGCACCATGCCTTTGTAAACGATCGTACGGCAGGAGAAGGAGCAAATGTAGAAATTTTCAAAGGCTTGGGGATTGCCCACCGCTTTGGCTTCTACGGCCTGCAGCACTCGCTTCCGCACAAGATACAGTTGCCGCTCGATCTCATCTCCTGGCTTCTCGGAACGCACAAAGATCTGCTCAATCTGGGGCTGGTTTTCCCGCGCCTGCACTCCCAATACTTCTGGACGCACCGGAACCGTTCGCCAACCCAGTACCGTGGCTCCTTCTTCAACGATCGTTTGTTCCAGAAGCTGACGGGCGATCGCAGCCATTTCACTTTCCTGCGGCAAAAATACCATGCCTACCGCAATCTGCTCTGGATTCGTCAACGGCATATTGTTCGCCTTAAACCACTGGCTAAACAAGTCCCAGGGAATCGCCGTCATAATTCCTGCACCATCGCCAGAATCCTGGTCGGCACTACAGCCGCCTCGATGTTCTAAACAGGTCGCCGCCGCCAGCGCTTTTTCTACCAGATCATGACTGGCATTCGCTTTGGGTGTTGCAATAAATCCCACCCCACAGGCATCTCGCTCTTCGACCAGCCAGCGTTGCCCTTGAAACCCTCCGTTTACTTGAAATTGATGACTGTCCTGGTGTGCCGTTGTGTTACCCATGAGATGATGTACTTCGCTGATTAGGTTAGGTCAAAAATTTTTCTGAGACGATGGCGCGTTTCCTCACGCTACCGCTTGACAGCCTGAAGATCGGATTCTTCTTGAAGCAACAGTATTCTTTAAAAAAGAAAAATTGTTGCTGGGTTCAATGCTTTGCAGCCGAGAGACGCTTCACACAGATCACTATAAAGGGGATCTGGTGCTAAAAAAAGGATTCGCCACAAACTGGGGCCTTTAAACATACCCGTAAAGGGGATCTGTGCAGAGTCCACCAGGAACCAAATCGTTGCACGAATGTCGAGTAATTCCTGTAGTGCTGGCACCACCAACGAGTAGACTACTCACCGTGACAGGCCACACGTTTAAGCCTTCGGAATCATTATGCTCTTGTTCGATTTGTCCTACAGGTTGCTCCCTCGACCCAGGCTACTGCTCCTTTGTGGAGTAGCATTTGGGGCTGCCCTGGTTAGCATTGTCGATGGCGGCCAACTGCATGTGGGAATGACCGAACCAGCGATCGCCCAACCGCTGCCAACTTCCCCATCGCCCACTCCTTCTATCCTATCTCCCACTCAAATGCCTGTGGGGGCAGCAACAGTCCAACAGGGAGCGCAGATTACCTTAAATGGTCGATCGATCGCGGTTCCCTGGATGCAGTGGCGATCACCCACAGGTGATCTCCGGACTGGAATCACCGATGCGGGGTTACAGAGCATCATGGGTATCCAATTCCTGAATACCGACAACGTAGCTCAACAGCCGTTTCAGTGGTTTGCCAGTACGGCCAGCTTGCCAACTCGCCTTACGTCCTCTCTCCGTTACCTGGATATCACCGATCTGGCACAGCAGGCCGGATGGCAAATTCAGGCCAACTCCACTACTCTGGGAATTGCTACACCTGCCGCTCAAGTAACTGGAATTCGCCAGTCCAAACAGTCCTGGGGCGATCGCTGGGTAATTGAGGTCGATCGTCCCCTTCCCTGGCAGACGGATCTCCAGGGACAGGAACTAGTGCTGACTCTAGAAGCTCAGATCGATCCCGCCCTGGTGCAACCGTTAAAACCGCATTCCGGTACCGATCAACAATCCCTGAAACTGGAGTCAATTTCTACCCATCAGAACCGCTTACGCCTGACCCTGCCCCCTGGCTTGCGGCCCCGCGTTTGGAGTACATCAGCCCCCGATCGCATCGTTATCGATATTCGCCCAGATAGCCTTGTAGAACAAAATATTTTATGGGCACCGGGGTTGCGCTGGCGACAGCAGATTGTCACCGTGGAAAATCGTCCCATGCCGGTGCAGTGGCTGGAAGTCAATCCCCGGCAGCCCGGACTCACTATGAAGCCGATCGTCCCTAATCCCACTTCCATGCTGGGAACGGCTCCCCTGGCCCAAACGGCTACCCAAAATCAGGTTGCGGCTGCCAT from Leptodesmis sichuanensis A121 includes:
- the gltB gene encoding glutamate synthase large subunit, with the protein product MGNTTAHQDSHQFQVNGGFQGQRWLVEERDACGVGFIATPKANASHDLVEKALAAATCLEHRGGCSADQDSGDGAGIMTAIPWDLFSQWFKANNMPLTNPEQIAVGMVFLPQESEMAAIARQLLEQTIVEEGATVLGWRTVPVRPEVLGVQARENQPQIEQIFVRSEKPGDEIERQLYLVRKRVLQAVEAKAVGNPQAFENFYICSFSCRTIVYKGMVRSAVLGEFYTDLRHPDYKSSFAVYHRRFSTNTMPKWPLAQPMRLLGHNGEINTLLGNINWMMARQADLAHPCWGDRLPDLMPTVRAENSDSANLDNVFELLVRSGRSPQESLMIMVPEAYKNQPDLADHPEIIDFYEYYSGLQEPWDGPALLVFSDGKVVGATLDRNGLRPARYVITRDGYIVVASEAGVVDIPETEIVEKGRLGPGQMISVDLETHELLKNWDIKQRVASAKPYGQWLKQYRYELQPQTTAEVAPKMAGEALLRCQTAFGYTAEDVEMIIQEMAAQGKEPTFCMGDDIPLAVLSEKPHLLYDYFKQRFAQVTNPAIDPYRERLVMSLSTQLGERGNILEEKPEFAHLLKLESPVLNDADLEQIRQSGFATADLSTLFAIASGPDGLHQAVKELCQKAAAAVRDGEKILILSDRVASDGSPAFVSAEYSYIPPLLAVGAVHHHLIRQGLRMKASLVVDTAQCWSTHHFACLTGFGASAVCPYLALETVRQWWADPKTQSFMERGKLKAISLEMAEINYRKSIEDGLLKILSKMGISLLSSYQGAQIFEAIGIGSDLLSLGFIGTASRLGGLTVADLAHEILAIHSRAFPELTIKKLENFGFVNYRPGGEYHINSPEMSKYLHKAVEEKSYDHYELYKRYMENRPLTALRDLLDFKSDRPSIPLEEVEPATEIVKRFCTGGMSLGALSREAHETLAIAMNRLGGRSNSGEGGEDPIRFKPLTDVDSAGLSPTLPHLKGLKNGDTASSAIKQIASGRFGVTPEYLMNAQQLEIKLAQGAKPGEGGQLPGTKVSPYIAMLRRSKPGVTLISPPPHHDIYSIEDLAQLIFDLHQINPQAQVSVKLVAEVGIGTIAAGVAKANADIIQISGHEGGTGASPLSSIKHAGSPWELGLTEVHRVLMQNQLRDRVILRVDGGLRTGWDVMMAALMGGEEFGFGSIAMIAEGCIMARICHTNNCPVGVASQKEELRKRFTGIPEYVVNFFLFVAEEVRSLLARLGYRTLNEVIGRADLLKMRKGVKLAKTQSLNLDCLTKLPDTRSDRSWLIHEEVHSNGPVLDDELLADPDIQAAIAQQGTVTKAVKVVNTDRTIGARLAGAIAKQYGNNGFSGQITLNCTGAVGQSFGAFNLPGLTLRLEGEANDYVGKGMHGGEIVIVPPAAATYQPSENVILGNTCLYGATGGTLYAAGQAGERFGVRNSQAQAVIEGAGDHCCEYMTGGVIVVLGKTGRNVGAGMTGGLAYFLDEDGSFQIKVNPENAKPQRIVSPVGEQQLKDLIQTHYDRTCSPKAKQILENWSEYLPKFWQLVPASEKDSPEVNPETAADRVLSPAI
- a CDS encoding phosphodiester glycosidase family protein, with protein sequence MLLFDLSYRLLPRPRLLLLCGVAFGAALVSIVDGGQLHVGMTEPAIAQPLPTSPSPTPSILSPTQMPVGAATVQQGAQITLNGRSIAVPWMQWRSPTGDLRTGITDAGLQSIMGIQFLNTDNVAQQPFQWFASTASLPTRLTSSLRYLDITDLAQQAGWQIQANSTTLGIATPAAQVTGIRQSKQSWGDRWVIEVDRPLPWQTDLQGQELVLTLEAQIDPALVQPLKPHSGTDQQSLKLESISTHQNRLRLTLPPGLRPRVWSTSAPDRIVIDIRPDSLVEQNILWAPGLRWRQQIVTVENRPMPVQWLEVNPRQPGLTMKPIVPNPTSMLGTAPLAQTATQNQVAAAINSGFFNRNRQLPLGAIRQDGQWLSGPILNRGAIAWDGSGHALFDRLTLQETLMTSNGQRLPLTHLNSGYLQAGIARYTNHWGSTYTPLSDNEIVVTVQTNQVSQQQAIAKAGTSPVPIPTDGYLLVLRSNQTAASLLPPGTPLQLESATNPPTFNQFPHIIGAGPLLIQNSQIVLNPQAEGFSQAFITEMAPRSAIGQTANGTFLLVTAYSRLDGTELSLMDMAQLMQQLGAIAALNLDGGSSSTLFLGGEVRDRPPRTAARVHNGIGIFLAPNP